Proteins from a single region of Streptomyces sp. HUAS 15-9:
- a CDS encoding metal ABC transporter ATP-binding protein, which yields MGEPVISMRGVRAELGSRPVLRGIDLTVHRGEVVALLGANGSGKSTAIRSLIGQVPVSDGEIELFGTPRRSFRDWARVGYVPQRTTAAGGVPATVTEIVSAGRLSRTRFGLFRRADHEAVRRALELVGMADRARDSVDALSGGQHQRVLIARALVAEPELLIMDEPMAGVDLASQEVLAQTLSEQVAAGTTVLLVLHELGPLEPLIDRAVVLRDGCVLHDGPPPRAVGQHALPGHDHVHPHAPAGTEPIRTGLLS from the coding sequence ATGGGCGAGCCCGTCATATCGATGCGCGGCGTGCGGGCCGAGCTGGGCTCGCGCCCCGTCCTGCGCGGAATCGATCTCACCGTGCACCGCGGCGAGGTCGTCGCGCTGCTCGGCGCGAACGGCTCCGGCAAGTCGACCGCGATCCGCAGCCTCATCGGCCAGGTGCCGGTCAGCGACGGCGAGATCGAGCTGTTCGGCACCCCGCGCCGGAGCTTTCGCGACTGGGCGCGCGTCGGATACGTACCGCAGCGCACCACGGCCGCGGGCGGGGTCCCGGCGACGGTGACCGAGATCGTCTCCGCGGGCCGGCTCTCCCGCACCCGCTTCGGGCTGTTCCGCAGGGCCGACCACGAGGCCGTACGGCGGGCCCTGGAACTGGTCGGTATGGCGGACCGGGCCAGGGACTCGGTGGACGCCCTGTCCGGCGGCCAGCACCAGCGTGTGCTGATCGCCCGCGCCCTGGTCGCCGAGCCCGAACTGCTGATCATGGACGAGCCGATGGCCGGCGTCGATCTGGCCAGCCAGGAGGTGCTGGCACAGACGCTGAGCGAGCAGGTCGCGGCCGGTACGACCGTTCTGCTCGTCCTGCACGAACTGGGCCCCCTGGAGCCCCTGATCGACCGGGCCGTCGTCCTGCGCGACGGCTGCGTCCTGCACGACGGGCCGCCGCCGCGCGCGGTGGGCCAGCATGCGCTGCCCGGCCACGACCACGTACACCCGCACGCACCCGCGGGCACCGAACCGATCCGCACGGGACTGCTGAGCTGA
- a CDS encoding metal ABC transporter permease, with amino-acid sequence MDLLNYAFMQRALVAAVLVGITAPAIGIYLVQRRQPLMGDGIGHVAMTGVGLGFLLNASPVWMATIVSALGSVLMELIRWYGRTRGDIALAMLFYGGMAGGVMFVNIAPGGSNANLMSYLFGSLSTVAPSDVTAIVILAAFVILVTLGLRRQLFAVSQDEEFARVTGLPVRALNLLVAVTAAVTVTVAMRVVGLILVSALMVVPVAAAQQLTRSFAATFAIAVALGVTVSISGTITSFYQDVPPGATIVLLTIGAFVALTALAAPLARRRARAAAAAQPAADPAECSIPATRGAGDEVGV; translated from the coding sequence ATGGACCTCCTGAACTACGCCTTCATGCAGCGGGCGCTCGTCGCGGCCGTCCTGGTCGGCATCACGGCACCCGCGATCGGCATCTACCTCGTCCAGCGCCGCCAGCCCCTGATGGGCGACGGCATCGGGCACGTGGCCATGACCGGCGTCGGCCTCGGCTTCCTGCTGAACGCCTCACCGGTGTGGATGGCCACGATCGTCTCCGCGCTCGGCTCGGTCCTGATGGAACTGATCCGCTGGTACGGCAGGACGCGCGGCGACATCGCCCTGGCGATGCTCTTCTACGGCGGCATGGCCGGCGGTGTGATGTTCGTCAACATCGCGCCGGGCGGCTCCAACGCCAACCTGATGTCGTACCTGTTCGGCTCGCTGTCGACGGTCGCCCCCTCGGACGTGACCGCCATCGTGATCCTCGCCGCGTTCGTCATCCTCGTGACGCTCGGGCTGCGCCGCCAGCTGTTCGCGGTCAGCCAGGACGAGGAGTTCGCGCGGGTCACCGGTCTGCCCGTGCGCGCCCTGAACCTGCTCGTCGCCGTCACGGCCGCGGTCACGGTGACCGTCGCCATGCGGGTGGTCGGTCTGATCCTGGTCTCCGCGCTCATGGTCGTACCGGTCGCCGCCGCGCAGCAGCTCACCCGCAGCTTCGCCGCGACCTTCGCGATCGCGGTCGCCCTCGGTGTCACCGTGTCGATCAGCGGCACGATCACCTCGTTCTACCAGGACGTTCCGCCGGGCGCGACGATCGTCCTGCTGACCATCGGCGCGTTCGTCGCCCTCACCGCCCTGGCCGCTCCACTGGCCCGCCGACGCGCCCGCGCGGCCGCTGCGGCACAGCCCGCGGCCGACCCCGCGGAGTGCTCGATTCCGGCCACACGCGGGGCGGGAGACGAGGTCGGCGTCTGA
- a CDS encoding Fur family transcriptional regulator: protein MTTAGPPVKGRATRQRAAVAAALDEVDEFRSAQDLHDMLKHKGDSVGLTTVYRTLQSLADAGEVDVLRTSDGESVYRRCSSGEHHHHLVCRTCGKAVEVEGPAVEKWAEAIAAEHGYVNVAHTVEIFGTCAECAAR from the coding sequence GTGACGACCGCTGGACCGCCTGTGAAGGGCCGTGCGACCCGCCAGCGGGCAGCCGTGGCAGCGGCCCTCGACGAGGTCGACGAGTTCCGCAGCGCGCAGGATCTGCACGACATGCTCAAGCACAAGGGCGACTCGGTCGGCCTGACCACGGTCTACCGCACCCTCCAGTCCCTCGCCGACGCCGGCGAGGTCGACGTCCTGCGCACCTCCGACGGCGAGTCCGTCTACCGCCGCTGCTCCAGCGGCGAACACCACCACCACCTCGTCTGCCGCACCTGCGGCAAGGCGGTCGAGGTCGAGGGCCCGGCGGTCGAGAAGTGGGCCGAGGCCATCGCGGCGGAGCACGGGTACGTCAACGTGGCACACACGGTGGAGATCTTCGGCACCTGCGCGGAGTGCGCCGCGCGCTGA